From the genome of Gemmatimonas phototrophica, one region includes:
- the alaS gene encoding alanine--tRNA ligase, whose protein sequence is MLAAEIRARFLAYFEKNGHAIRPSSSLVPSDDPTLLFTNAGMVQFKKVFLGMEDAPEGKRRATTSQKCVRAGGKHNDLEQVGHTARHHTFFEMLGNFSFGDYFKRDAIRFAWEFVTEELKIPREHLRVTVFHEDDEARQLWKDVANVPDNRIYGLGAKDNFWQMADTGPCGPCTEIYVDLAKMAPDWAFPADASGEWTNTDIADYSLDAFVEGAEAGRFLEIWNLVFMQYDRQADGTLVPLPKPSVDTGAGLERIAAVMQGVTNNFHTDGFRPLIEKVEDVVGIKYPYRPGVGLGKAVGKDGKEIDPASFRVLADHARAVGFLLADGVFPSNEGRGYVLRRILRRAVRHAWLLGRREPTLVHVVETLIEHMRDLYPELHVRRKHILETTRAEEDRFLATIDAGMSRFEELAPENSTQGSPRLRGTLSGEDAFRLYDTFGFPIDLTELMARERGYLVDISGFEQALAAQRKQSQDERKSKQIAVSADDFADPTQWTHDQQHLEKLGRFVGYDVIEVDTLVTAVRQLADGRVAVMLRETPFYAESGGQVSDQGTITGEGWSVVVNEVRKLDGRIAAIGTASGEITFGRAHAAVPRDRRKDTERHHTATHLLHAALRKVLGEHVHQAGSLVSPDRLRFDFTHHGPVTAEQLAAIEADVNAGVWASVPVTIAEDSYTAAVARGAMALFGEKYGDVVRVVEIPSLSVELCGGTHVRNTSEIGLVRIVSEGGVAAGVRRIEAVAGPRAFQFMADRERTLLQVASRLKVPLSGMATGLEQIDRKLEALMDERKQLEKRLDEAMRGGAQGGGLAQQLVAQATDEAGVRYVSARVDVADVKALQALGDAVREALGSGVAVLGAALADGKGALLAVVTDDVRDRGLRADIVVRDVAATVGGRGGGKPHMAQAGVDAAQIDRALSAVADIVARLAVA, encoded by the coding sequence ATGCTCGCAGCCGAAATCCGCGCCCGATTCCTGGCCTACTTCGAAAAGAACGGCCACGCCATCCGTCCGAGCTCTTCGCTCGTACCCTCCGACGACCCCACCCTGCTGTTTACGAACGCCGGGATGGTCCAGTTCAAGAAAGTCTTCCTCGGCATGGAGGACGCGCCCGAAGGCAAGCGGCGCGCCACCACGTCGCAGAAGTGCGTGCGCGCCGGTGGCAAGCACAACGACCTCGAGCAGGTCGGCCACACCGCGCGTCACCACACGTTTTTCGAGATGCTGGGCAACTTCTCGTTCGGGGACTACTTCAAGCGCGACGCAATCCGTTTCGCCTGGGAGTTTGTCACCGAAGAGCTCAAGATCCCGCGTGAGCATCTTCGTGTCACGGTCTTTCACGAGGACGATGAAGCGCGTCAGTTGTGGAAGGATGTGGCCAACGTGCCAGACAACCGCATTTACGGTCTGGGGGCGAAGGACAATTTCTGGCAGATGGCCGATACGGGTCCGTGTGGACCGTGTACGGAGATCTACGTTGACCTCGCCAAGATGGCACCTGACTGGGCGTTCCCGGCCGATGCGTCTGGCGAGTGGACGAATACGGACATTGCCGACTATTCACTGGATGCCTTCGTGGAAGGCGCCGAGGCCGGCCGGTTCCTGGAAATCTGGAACCTCGTGTTCATGCAGTATGACCGTCAGGCGGATGGGACGCTGGTGCCGCTCCCCAAGCCCTCTGTGGATACGGGGGCGGGGCTTGAGCGCATCGCGGCGGTCATGCAGGGGGTAACGAACAACTTCCACACGGACGGCTTCCGTCCGCTCATCGAAAAGGTGGAGGATGTTGTTGGAATCAAGTATCCGTATCGCCCGGGTGTTGGTCTTGGCAAGGCGGTGGGCAAGGACGGCAAGGAGATCGATCCGGCCTCGTTCCGCGTGCTGGCGGATCACGCCCGTGCGGTAGGGTTCCTGTTGGCGGATGGTGTGTTTCCCAGCAATGAAGGGCGGGGCTATGTACTGCGCCGCATCCTCCGTCGGGCGGTGCGGCATGCCTGGCTGCTGGGGCGGCGTGAGCCTACGCTCGTGCATGTCGTGGAAACGCTCATTGAGCACATGCGTGACCTGTACCCCGAGTTGCACGTGCGGCGGAAGCACATTCTCGAGACGACGCGTGCCGAAGAAGACCGCTTCCTCGCCACGATCGATGCCGGGATGTCGCGCTTTGAGGAGTTGGCGCCTGAGAACTCCACGCAGGGGTCGCCCCGTTTGCGCGGTACGCTGTCTGGTGAAGATGCCTTCCGTTTGTACGACACCTTCGGTTTCCCGATTGACCTGACCGAGTTGATGGCCCGCGAGCGTGGCTATCTCGTGGACATCTCGGGCTTTGAGCAGGCGTTGGCCGCGCAGCGCAAGCAGTCGCAGGACGAACGGAAGTCGAAGCAGATTGCCGTGAGCGCCGATGACTTCGCCGATCCCACGCAGTGGACGCATGATCAGCAGCACCTCGAGAAGCTTGGGCGGTTCGTGGGGTACGACGTGATCGAAGTCGATACGCTGGTGACGGCGGTACGCCAGCTGGCTGACGGTAGGGTGGCGGTCATGCTGCGCGAGACGCCGTTCTATGCGGAGTCGGGCGGACAGGTGTCCGATCAAGGGACTATCACCGGCGAGGGATGGTCGGTCGTCGTCAACGAAGTTCGCAAGCTTGACGGTCGGATCGCCGCCATCGGGACCGCTTCTGGAGAAATCACCTTTGGCCGTGCGCATGCGGCCGTGCCGCGTGATCGGCGCAAGGATACCGAGCGACACCATACCGCCACGCACTTGCTGCACGCCGCCTTGCGGAAGGTGCTCGGCGAGCATGTGCATCAGGCCGGCTCACTGGTGTCACCGGATCGACTGCGTTTCGACTTCACGCATCACGGACCAGTGACGGCCGAGCAGTTGGCCGCCATCGAGGCCGATGTGAATGCCGGGGTGTGGGCGTCGGTGCCGGTAACGATCGCCGAGGACTCATATACGGCAGCAGTGGCACGAGGCGCGATGGCGTTGTTTGGCGAGAAGTATGGCGATGTGGTTCGCGTCGTCGAGATTCCGTCGTTGTCGGTGGAGCTCTGTGGCGGAACGCACGTGCGCAACACCTCCGAAATCGGTCTGGTGCGCATTGTCAGCGAAGGGGGCGTGGCCGCCGGCGTCCGTCGTATAGAGGCCGTGGCTGGCCCTCGGGCGTTCCAGTTTATGGCCGACCGCGAACGGACGCTGTTGCAGGTCGCGTCGCGACTCAAGGTGCCACTGTCGGGGATGGCTACCGGGCTGGAGCAGATTGACCGGAAGCTCGAAGCGCTGATGGACGAGCGGAAGCAGTTGGAGAAGCGTCTCGATGAGGCCATGCGTGGTGGTGCTCAGGGCGGTGGTCTCGCACAGCAGTTGGTGGCGCAGGCGACCGACGAGGCGGGGGTACGCTATGTCTCCGCTCGCGTGGACGTGGCGGACGTGAAAGCACTGCAGGCGCTCGGTGATGCCGTGCGGGAAGCGCTGGGCAGTGGTGTGGCGGTGTTGGGCGCGGCTTTGGCAGACGGGAAGGGGGCGCTGCTCGCGGTGGTCACGGATGATGTGCGTGATCGCGGATTGCGGGCTGACATCGTTGTGCGTGATGTCGCCGCGACTGTTGGTGGTCGGGGCGGTGGAAAGCCGCACATGGCCCAAGCGGGGGTGGATGCCGCGCAGATCGACCGTGCGCTTTCCGCAGTGGCCGACATCGTTGCGCGGCTGGCGGTGGCGTGA
- a CDS encoding regulatory protein RecX, with protein sequence MTHSESLLLKELRESPRRPGRYLLSLSDGRQLVVGIGVMAETGLTRAGMPIEPTVLDRLLHEHVITDLADRALDYLARGRRTRRELEVRLRKRDATPAQIREALDRLEQSGVLSDEQVAQAEASARLRKGEAPARVKQQLRRKGVAGPTVSEAVADAMLEDGFDEEAACRAVAVRRARSLTAEDPAAAQRKLLGFLLRRGYGGTIARRIAKEVLHEGH encoded by the coding sequence ATGACTCACTCCGAATCCCTCCTGCTCAAAGAGCTCCGGGAGTCCCCGCGACGCCCCGGTCGCTATCTGTTGTCGCTCAGTGACGGGCGTCAGCTCGTCGTCGGCATTGGTGTAATGGCCGAGACGGGGCTGACCCGTGCCGGAATGCCCATCGAGCCCACGGTCCTCGACCGATTGCTGCACGAGCACGTCATCACCGACCTGGCTGACCGCGCCTTGGACTATCTGGCGCGCGGGCGTCGCACGCGCCGGGAATTGGAGGTCAGGCTCCGTAAGCGCGACGCGACTCCGGCGCAGATCCGCGAGGCCCTTGATCGGCTGGAACAGTCAGGGGTGCTGTCCGATGAGCAGGTCGCACAGGCCGAGGCCTCCGCCCGACTGCGCAAGGGAGAGGCACCGGCCCGGGTGAAGCAGCAGTTACGTCGAAAAGGGGTGGCTGGTCCCACGGTCTCTGAGGCGGTCGCCGACGCGATGCTTGAGGATGGCTTCGACGAGGAGGCGGCCTGTCGGGCCGTCGCCGTAAGGCGCGCCCGTTCGCTTACAGCCGAAGACCCCGCGGCGGCGCAGCGCAAGCTGCTAGGGTTTCTGCTGCGGCGCGGATACGGAGGTACGATTGCCCGCCGTATCGCCAAAGAGGTCTTGCACGAAGGGCACTAG